GAGCAGAATTAGCAGGAATGGTAAAGGTATAACCACGGAGCTATATATCAAAATAGCAATCTCATTAGCAAAGGTGTCAGTACAAGCCAACTTTACCACTGGTAGTATGTCACAAAAGAAGTGATCAATAATGTTTGAAGAACAGAAAGGTAAACTAAAAACATAAGAAATCTGGATCAAAGATAAGAAGATGCCAGACAACCAAGACCCCAAAGTAAGTTCCAAACACTTAGTTTTAGTCATTGTGGTCGTGTAGTGAAGTGGATGACAAATGGCCACAAATCGATCATATGCCATGAATGCAAGAAGGAAGCACTCTGTTGTACCAAGGAAACAGAAGAAGTAAAGCTGAGCCGCACATCCTATGAAAGAGATGCCTTTATCCAAATGTAAGAAGTCTCTAAGCATCCGAGGAACTGTTACTGAAATATAAAAAATTTCTGTAAGGGACAAACTGCGAATGAAAAGATACATTGGGGAGTAGAGCTGTGGTTCCAAGGTCACAGTCAGAATTATCATCATGTTCCCCATTAAGGTGATAAAATAAATTATTAGAAAGATTGAAAAAAGAAATGGTTGACGGCTTGCAGAAAATCCCAAGAGTATAAATTCACTCAACTGCGTCTCATTTCTTTTGGCCATTATTAATAATCTAGTTATAAAGATGCAAGAATGAAAAGTTTAATAGTAGAAGGTCATTTTACCATTTAAATAGTGGAAGTTCTCCTGAACAAAACTTATCGGTAATgacttaaagaacttaatttgtatagcctggaggacagaagagagaggagggacatgatcaaaacctttaaataagtaaaatgtataaataagggtaatgaatgaagcattattacTAGAAAACCCTTCCCCTTGCTTTTTGAACCTGCCTCAGACTTCAATGGCTGTTTGCTGTGTAAAATGCAGAATGATAGGCCAGGTCCTCGAAATAGGAATGATAGGGCAGGCCCAAAGgaattgcatgtgcaaaaaacactcataagaacaaacccattgaaatcagtaaaattatgagggcatcttgtgtgtagcaCCCTCTTCAGTTTCACCCATAGATTTTCAATGGTATGCAGGTCTGGACTCTGTTCTTTTGGTGAGGCGCAATGTTGGCTTTACGCCAAACATACCTTTTCAAAATATGGTCAAAACGTTCAactttggtctcatcagaccataacatgttctccGACATACTGTTATCAgattgatgtaggttttggcaaaacatagacgagcttggatgtttttctttgttagaaaaggcttccagcTCGCTACCCTACCctgcagcccagacatatgaagaatacgggagatggttgtcacatgctctacacaaccagtacttgctagAAATTCATGCAGCTCCTTTTCTGTTGCTGTGGGCCTCTAGGCAGCCTCCCAGCTGGGTCACATTGGGatggaaataaatctaaaatgattAATCATTTTACCAGTGGCATATAGACCTTTTATATCCAATGTatgtacatgcatatatatacattgGGGAGTGGATTCATTTGGGATTCCGAACAGCAGAGGAGAACTTAGTTTTGTTGGTGACATGGATTGCAGTGAAGCTTTGGTGCTGACACTctagagaaaaatgtattttagtTTTTCTGTAGTTACACTTTTCAATATAAAACAATTTTGAGAGAAATACAGGGCTGGTGGTGTGTAAAACTGGTCCTGCCTCAGAAAGAAGCTGGCAGAGGAGcatatgttcacatgtggcatagAGATGGACATAATAGCCAGAGGCtcatgtgcaaaaaaagcataTGTGCTCCTAGCTATCCAATCATAGAGCACCCACATTATGACTTTCCAACAATTCACCAGTAATTGTGTGCTATGAAATTCATTAGTGCATTTCCTTACAATGAAAGTAATAGACAGTGAAATACTGCTTATTGCTCTGAAAGCATCTGAAGACTCTCTTATCAGCTGGGCTGCTGGGCAGCCGTACAGGCTACACTTACAGTATGTCTTCCCTTCATGTGACCTGAAAATGTCATCTATACATCTGAATAAGACTCTGTTCATATCTGTGTTATGGTTTCGGCCTATAACAGAAACCATGAAGCAGTGCAAGATCTGTTGTATGAAGGATTTCCGTCACTCCCAATGGGCTCCATTGACTAATAATCCAGCATTATATATACCATCAAGTCTGCCAGAATCTGAAATGGAGTCTCTGAAGCTGATGTACAAAATAGCCTAAAGTTACAACACCCATTCAAATAggtgggacattaaaaaaaatattctgcaaTAAATCTGCCAGATGTCAACATACCCTGAAACCTTCCAAGTTAATTGTCATTCTGCTCAGTTGATCAAAATATTTATTCTGAACTGCTGATTGCAAAAGAAGGAATGATCAATCAAAGCTCAATTTTAATGTCATCTTGTTATTTGCCATTCAGCCTCTGTGAATTTGCTATGGTTATGTTCACCTTGTGGTTTTGGGCTCCATTTAACATATGCACCAGTGAAAACTCCCAACATATAAATTACAAACAGGCTGTGACACATACCTACATGCTAGAGGTACCAAAAAAACACGTATAAAGACAGCCTAATGAATGGATCAAGCTTAAGAGAAGGAACTACAGTAAATGCACATACTGCACAGATGGGTTTACCACCATGGGCAATATTTTTCTCTGGACAATAAAGCCAGCAAATCCAAATATCCAAAATTATTAAGGAACGTATAAGAAAGAAAAATTAAtcacaaaaaatgtaattaaaatgtaaagaggttgtaaactattgatggcctattctcaggataggttatcaataacaGATTGCCAGGAGTCCATTATccaggacccccattgatcagctgttatctgggTTGGTGcacttgtacactgagctgatttctgtaggaagcagacagttctgttctcacagcagtggccaggcttggtattgcaggacaagttcccattcactttagtggGAAGATAGTAATACCCAGCCTGGCCACTGTAAGCCCAGATAACAGTTGATGAGGGGGGGCCCTTGAAACAAACCCATGCCAACCTACTTTTGATAACAGACCATTTATAATTtaccactggacaacccctttaaaaaagaaacGTATTTAAACGCATTAGCAACATTTAATGTCAATTTGAGATTTACTGTAATAACAGGTTAAGTAGTAGAAACAAGTATGCATTTTTTACTTTATTGGGATATTGTTTTTAAAAGTGCCCACAAAATCTAGTACCAGACATATTGTAGTAACTTTGTACATAGTGCCCAATACAATCTAATCAGACATAATTACAGTAAAATGAATCCAGAGACAGTTAGTAACGCCTGTATAAGTACATCAAAACCAAATAGTAAATGCAACACTGTATGAAAAATAAAGGTTACCCTTGTTGGCTACGCAGATTCTGAATTATGTATTGCAGATAAACATTTTGTGAGCTTTTCATTTCCAGGATACATTTCATGACTACCCTACATACACAACATAATGTGTGattaatatatgtatattatcggAACCAGGAATGGTACAATAGAATGTATAGTTTAAAGTTATTGTTTTCAAGCATGACAAACAGTAACAAAATACATTCAGGACTTAGTCCCACGGGCGCCGATCcgtccgtgttactgcacgaagaagacagccgcacttcaggatgggcGTTTCTCCGCAGTGAAGCTGGTCACGTGTTCTTCCTTCCGGTGCTGCGGAGATTCatccgcatctgcagt
This region of Eleutherodactylus coqui strain aEleCoq1 chromosome 5, aEleCoq1.hap1, whole genome shotgun sequence genomic DNA includes:
- the LOC136628877 gene encoding olfactory receptor 10A7-like — encoded protein: MAKRNETQLSEFILLGFSASRQPFLFSIFLIIYFITLMGNMMIILTVTLEPQLYSPMYLFIRSLSLTEIFYISVTVPRMLRDFLHLDKGISFIGCAAQLYFFCFLGTTECFLLAFMAYDRFVAICHPLHYTTTMTKTKCLELTLGSWLSGIFLSLIQISYVFSLPFCSSNIIDHFFCDILPVVKLACTDTFANEIAILIYSSVVIPLPFLLILLSYVRIINSVIKIPSSIGRRKAFSTCGSHLTSVTLFYGTATITYLKTKSIQSYGGAKVMSLLYIIFVPMLNPLIYSLRNSVIKNAMSKLIKRSYMLK